One Candidatus Aminicenantes bacterium genomic window carries:
- the rpmA gene encoding 50S ribosomal protein L27, translated as MATKRGSGVGRNGRDSQSKRLGVKNYGGQTVKGGSILVRQRGTPFKPGKNVGRGGDDTLFAKIAGVVHFEDKGKKGKFVSVLPV; from the coding sequence ATGGCCACGAAAAGAGGAAGCGGCGTAGGCCGCAACGGTCGGGATAGCCAGTCCAAGCGGCTGGGCGTCAAGAACTACGGCGGACAGACGGTCAAGGGCGGTTCCATTCTAGTGCGCCAGCGGGGCACGCCGTTCAAGCCCGGCAAGAACGTCGGGCGCGGTGGGGACGACACCCTTTTCGCCAAGATCGCCGGAGTGGTCCACTTCGAAGACAAGGGGAAGAAGGGGAAATTCGTCTCGGTTCTGCCGGTCTGA